One genomic region from Augochlora pura isolate Apur16 chromosome 7, APUR_v2.2.1, whole genome shotgun sequence encodes:
- the Sprt gene encoding PDZ domain-containing protein sprite has protein sequence MNESRCYTDSPAFTVHQSFNRNGKALRGSKKSVLFYTTDCGDDKEDLGFKLQQRSVSLTALHTGAGSQQQLLEPRMAQLETLEAKVIKKYP, from the exons ATGAACGAGAGCCGTTGCTACACCGATTCGCCTGCGTTCACTGTACATCAGTCATTCAACCGGAATGGGAAGGCACTTAG GGGATCGAAGAAAAGTGTGCTATTCTATACTACCGACTGCGGAGACGACAAGGAAGATTTGGGTTTCAAACTTCAGCAACGATCAGTGTCATTG ACTGCTCTACATACTGGTGCCGGCTCGCAGCAGCAACTTTTAGAACCCAGAATGGCGCAACTGGAGACCTTGGAGGCGAAGGTAATAAAAAAGTATCCATAA